ATCAATTAAATTTTTCATTCCAATTGATACAAATTTTTCTGATTCATTATGCCCTAAATCAATTATGCCAATTCCATCTATTGAAGCCACAAAATCGTGATATTTTACATCAGCAGTAATAAATACATCTGCCCCTTTTATTATAGCTTTTTTGTAGTAGCTAATACCACTCCCCCCCAAAATAGCAACTTTTTTAATCTCTGAAACGTAATTTTTTGTATATCTAATAAATTTAAAACCATTTTTTTCATGTAGCACATTTACAAAATATTCTATATCACCACCATTAACCCAATTCCCTATTATACCCATACCGTATTTTGAATTATCTATATTTACATCTAATGGTTCAATATCCAATAATCCAATTTCCTTTGCAAGTAAATAACTTGTTCCATGAATATAAGAATCAAAAGCAGTATGTAGAACATATAAAGCTATATCATTTTTAATCAATCTAATTAATGCTCTACCAACTCTGTCTGAAAGATCTATATTTTTTATTGGTTTATAAATTAATGGATGAAAGACTATTAATAATTCTGGATTAATTTTACAAATAATATCTAAAATTTCATCATTTATTTCATAACAAACACAAATTTTTGTTAATTCATTATTATAATGAAACAATTGAAAACCAACTTGATCATCAGACAAAGCAAGACTTAAAGGTAATTCTTTTGATAAATTATTAATGAATTCTAAAATTTTCATTTACGATTTTTTTTATCACCAATTTTTTTATATAATGGCAATAATGATTTATAACTTCTCTCTTTATC
Above is a window of Chlorobiota bacterium DNA encoding:
- a CDS encoding Nif3-like dinuclear metal center hexameric protein, whose product is MKILEFINNLSKELPLSLALSDDQVGFQLFHYNNELTKICVCYEINDEILDIICKINPELLIVFHPLIYKPIKNIDLSDRVGRALIRLIKNDIALYVLHTAFDSYIHGTSYLLAKEIGLLDIEPLDVNIDNSKYGMGIIGNWVNGGDIEYFVNVLHEKNGFKFIRYTKNYVSEIKKVAILGGSGISYYKKAIIKGADVFITADVKYHDFVASIDGIGIIDLGHNESEKFVSIGMKNLIDKLNDNSFEVNMIQTDTNPIRYKN